In Anaerolineales bacterium, one DNA window encodes the following:
- a CDS encoding transposase produces MTTTIQPDLDDTGVNQTSGDVRVDTRESGHFLKEKEEERGEIEFRQVNHDPYNLSYACLLIPRFSNHMLVGDIFSYLQIWMQQICISYDWQLDYIDVQPEYLQWVMSVPMTCSPARFIRIIKQFTSEQIFVEFPRFNRENISKEFWANGNLILVGKRPHPEPMIKEFIHITRRQQGISLWDQ; encoded by the coding sequence TTGACCACGACCATTCAACCCGACCTTGATGACACTGGAGTCAATCAGACTTCCGGGGATGTCCGTGTCGATACAAGGGAATCGGGTCATTTTCTTAAGGAAAAAGAGGAAGAAAGAGGCGAAATTGAGTTTCGCCAAGTAAACCACGATCCCTACAACCTATCATATGCCTGTCTGCTCATCCCTCGCTTTAGCAATCATATGCTTGTGGGGGATATTTTTTCCTATCTACAGATTTGGATGCAGCAAATCTGTATTTCATACGACTGGCAGCTGGACTATATCGATGTCCAGCCTGAATATTTACAATGGGTCATGAGCGTGCCGATGACATGTTCACCGGCACGTTTCATTCGCATAATTAAGCAATTTACGTCAGAACAGATCTTTGTTGAATTCCCAAGATTTAACAGAGAAAATATTTCAAAGGAATTTTGGGCAAATGGAAACTTGATTTTGGTTGGAAAGCGTCCACACCCGGAGCCGATGATCAAGGAATTCATCCATATTACAAGACGGCAACAGGGAATATCGCTCTGGGATCAATAA
- a CDS encoding response regulator transcription factor, giving the protein MKTKEIIGNSKRINVMIVEDQTVVREGLAAIVSVQPDMEVAAGAEDGVQAVIMAKKYKPDVVILDMVMPRQDGLATIPMLLAINPDIRILVLTGFAESDRVFQAIKAGALGYMLKDATRSQLLQSIRDVASGHASIHPSIAMKVINEFDKQSGTRDTQTTLTRREIETLKLIARGLSNQEIALSLVVHERTIAKYVSSILDKLHVSNRTQAALYAIREGIAATPVAQ; this is encoded by the coding sequence ATGAAAACAAAGGAAATAATTGGAAATTCCAAAAGGATCAATGTAATGATCGTCGAGGATCAGACGGTTGTACGGGAGGGACTTGCCGCTATCGTGTCCGTACAGCCGGATATGGAAGTGGCCGCCGGAGCGGAGGATGGCGTCCAGGCAGTAATCATGGCAAAAAAATACAAGCCTGACGTTGTTATCCTGGACATGGTCATGCCGCGCCAGGATGGACTTGCCACCATTCCAATGTTGCTGGCAATTAATCCCGATATCCGTATTCTAGTGCTAACAGGATTTGCGGAAAGCGACAGGGTTTTTCAGGCAATCAAGGCAGGCGCCCTTGGATACATGCTTAAAGATGCCACCCGCAGCCAGCTGCTACAATCCATCAGGGACGTTGCATCTGGTCATGCATCAATTCATCCATCCATTGCAATGAAGGTGATCAACGAATTTGATAAACAATCTGGAACCAGGGACACACAAACGACTCTCACCCGTCGTGAAATAGAAACGCTCAAACTCATCGCACGAGGTCTGAGCAATCAGGAGATTGCCCTTTCTCTTGTTGTGCATGAACGAACAATAGCAAAGTACGTGAGCAGCATCCTCGACAAGCTTCACGTTTCCAATCGAACCCAGGCAGCTTTGTACGCAATTCGTGAAGGCATCGCTGCTACACCGGTTGCACAATAG
- a CDS encoding Mrr restriction system protein, whose translation MQNTVNLQRISELVRAVLELLWNRPGGLPAREIIAYLPQITTLTTYEREYTPPSNMPRYERYVRLATIPLVKAGWLVKSNKGRWYITEEGREACQKFQFAQEFYNEALKSFEENRLVNPGIIAEVEQAEEKAWEQIQNYIQGFKRREFQLLTVDLLVSLDYHILWAAPPDKERGQIDIIATTDPLGTRDTRIFVQIRHADEPIHIKGLQTFQSSIGTNSHGVLISTSGFTQETIEKMGESAQSKITLVDLEAFFDLWVKCLSKHSHEAVLRFPLRPVYFLSGAGTTE comes from the coding sequence ATGCAAAACACAGTCAATCTTCAAAGAATCAGCGAACTTGTGCGTGCCGTCCTTGAATTGCTGTGGAATAGACCGGGCGGTCTGCCCGCAAGGGAAATCATTGCTTATCTTCCTCAAATTACCACTTTAACTACATACGAGAGGGAATATACGCCGCCATCCAACATGCCACGTTATGAACGATACGTTCGTCTGGCGACCATTCCGCTTGTCAAGGCTGGCTGGCTGGTTAAAAGCAACAAGGGACGCTGGTATATCACCGAAGAGGGCAGGGAAGCCTGCCAGAAATTCCAGTTCGCACAGGAATTTTACAATGAAGCGCTCAAGAGCTTTGAAGAGAATCGGCTTGTAAACCCCGGAATCATTGCAGAAGTGGAACAGGCCGAGGAAAAAGCCTGGGAGCAGATTCAGAACTATATTCAAGGATTTAAGCGGCGTGAATTTCAATTACTGACAGTTGATTTGCTTGTTTCCCTTGATTATCACATCCTTTGGGCTGCCCCCCCTGACAAAGAACGGGGACAGATTGACATTATTGCCACCACTGACCCATTGGGAACAAGAGATACAAGAATTTTCGTGCAAATAAGGCATGCCGACGAACCAATTCACATTAAGGGACTACAGACCTTTCAATCGTCCATCGGCACAAACAGTCACGGGGTTTTAATTTCCACCAGCGGCTTCACTCAGGAAACAATTGAAAAAATGGGGGAAAGCGCCCAATCCAAAATCACCTTAGTGGACCTGGAGGCATTTTTTGATTTGTGGGTGAAATGTCTTTCAAAACACAGCCACGAAGCCGTGCTGCGCTTCCCTCTAAGGCCAGTTTACTTCCTTTCCGGAGCAGGGACGACTGAATAA
- a CDS encoding ATP-binding protein: MNNQDVVTLQNILLLFNVAISFAIAFSLLLKQWAKPGSIPLTMASIAIAIWSITQLVQRNSPVLINAPELISVLIFTCLIVAVSMQLVAGMLIGHPRHWYRRLLLLIMVFFISYLLLAFAGSGIVSYAQFVITILPVLSVSNIALAFCITKHALFIPKIDRESVVEAMLDGWMVLDENSKIVDLNKTAEEILGSKKEDAIGKPIEAYQIDIPSSSNFTHSPRDMEMKRSFRTREEIKYFNIRLSPIQNENRKLFTLITWRDITNRRKVEDLRQKARDEMFVLLNAISSEASQSFLMEEFLSGVIYQIIFPFRSQAAIIYLGDNNDAGTANQVYHPASVFGLSEDGIEPISLSSESYNLLNQVFMEGEPYFVENPIGDTRLPSALQTDTFKSILILPLIIRNGSDAQNMGILILARKDLPPYSHDEIARLGTLADHIANLVDNERRRKLAIAFSERQRLMRDLHDSVSQKLYGLVTLTEAAQAAMEAGQNADPGDVLIRIGDNARQAVKEMRLFLYQMQPVEIEKEGLISVLHHRLSAVEGRADIKAGLIADETIKLPPEKEIALFYIAQEALNNILRHARAKKISVTLKQARKNLILKIEDDGIGFDVKNVDRTGLGLANMKDRSEKIDGKLKIESTPGVGTTVVVTLPKPVIK; the protein is encoded by the coding sequence ATGAATAATCAAGATGTTGTCACGCTGCAAAACATCCTCCTTCTGTTTAATGTTGCCATTTCTTTTGCAATAGCCTTTAGTCTTTTATTGAAACAATGGGCAAAGCCAGGGAGCATACCTCTTACCATGGCTTCCATTGCCATCGCAATCTGGTCAATTACACAGCTCGTCCAGCGGAATTCCCCAGTCTTAATAAATGCACCAGAGTTAATATCAGTCCTTATATTTACCTGCCTTATTGTTGCTGTATCAATGCAATTGGTGGCCGGCATGCTGATTGGACATCCTCGACATTGGTATCGCCGACTTTTGCTTTTAATCATGGTTTTTTTTATCTCATACCTGCTGCTGGCATTTGCAGGCTCCGGCATTGTTTCATATGCTCAATTTGTCATCACCATACTCCCCGTCTTGTCAGTCTCAAATATCGCCCTCGCGTTCTGCATTACTAAGCATGCATTATTTATTCCAAAAATTGACAGGGAATCAGTTGTGGAGGCAATGCTGGATGGCTGGATGGTGTTGGACGAGAATAGTAAAATCGTTGACCTCAACAAGACTGCCGAGGAAATACTTGGCAGCAAAAAAGAGGATGCCATTGGTAAACCCATCGAGGCTTATCAGATCGACATTCCATCCTCCAGCAACTTTACCCATTCTCCGCGCGACATGGAAATGAAGAGAAGTTTCAGGACACGCGAAGAAATTAAATATTTCAACATCAGGTTGTCCCCCATTCAAAACGAAAATAGAAAATTGTTTACACTAATCACCTGGCGCGACATCACCAACCGGCGCAAAGTTGAAGACCTCAGGCAAAAAGCCAGGGACGAGATGTTTGTTTTACTTAATGCCATATCGAGTGAGGCCAGTCAGTCTTTTTTGATGGAGGAATTTTTATCCGGCGTGATCTATCAGATTATTTTTCCTTTCAGAAGCCAGGCCGCGATTATCTACCTTGGGGACAATAATGATGCTGGCACCGCCAACCAGGTCTATCATCCCGCGTCAGTTTTTGGACTTTCAGAAGATGGCATAGAACCCATATCACTCTCCTCTGAAAGTTATAATTTACTCAATCAGGTTTTTATGGAGGGCGAGCCTTATTTTGTCGAAAACCCGATTGGCGATACACGGCTTCCCTCCGCGCTTCAAACCGATACCTTTAAATCCATTCTAATTCTGCCGTTGATTATCAGGAATGGGAGCGATGCACAAAATATGGGAATACTGATTTTGGCGCGCAAAGACCTCCCGCCATATAGTCACGATGAAATCGCGCGTTTGGGAACACTTGCTGATCATATTGCCAATTTGGTGGACAACGAAAGGCGCCGAAAACTGGCAATTGCCTTTTCGGAAAGACAAAGATTGATGCGTGATCTTCATGATTCTGTAAGTCAAAAACTCTACGGCCTGGTTACATTAACCGAGGCCGCTCAAGCAGCAATGGAAGCCGGACAAAACGCGGATCCCGGGGATGTCTTGATTCGTATTGGCGACAATGCAAGGCAGGCAGTCAAAGAAATGCGGCTCTTCCTTTATCAAATGCAGCCCGTGGAGATTGAAAAAGAAGGGTTGATCTCGGTCCTTCATCATCGCCTGTCTGCTGTTGAAGGACGCGCAGATATAAAAGCGGGCCTCATTGCTGATGAAACCATAAAACTGCCACCCGAAAAAGAAATCGCCCTGTTCTATATTGCCCAGGAAGCTTTAAACAATATATTGCGCCACGCTCGCGCAAAAAAAATATCAGTAACACTCAAACAGGCTCGAAAAAACCTCATCTTGAAGATCGAGGACGATGGCATTGGATTTGATGTAAAAAATGTCGATCGAACCGGACTGGGTTTGGCAAATATGAAAGATCGATCAGAAAAAATCGACGGGAAACTCAAAATTGAATCGACCCCTGGTGTAGGCACCACCGTCGTAGTGACCCTGCCAAAACCAGTAATAAAATAA
- a CDS encoding response regulator transcription factor yields the protein MKKIRILVVDDESVVREGVVTILTLQPDIEVIGQGKNGVEAVKLAKEKKPDVVLLDLVMPIQDGLVTIPILKELFPKIKILVLTSFAESNRVYQAIKSGAMGFLLKDATRAQLLEAIHEVAAGKAVIQPSIALKVINEISNPSELFYTSHPLTPRELETLRLIARGLNNHDIATALFVHERTVAKHVTSILEKLQLANRTQAALYAIREGLTDDLETRKRQTLPLKNRS from the coding sequence ATGAAAAAAATAAGAATACTGGTTGTGGATGATGAAAGCGTTGTCAGGGAGGGGGTAGTAACCATCTTAACGCTCCAGCCGGATATTGAAGTCATCGGACAGGGAAAAAATGGGGTCGAGGCGGTAAAACTTGCCAAGGAAAAAAAACCTGACGTAGTTCTCCTTGATCTGGTAATGCCGATTCAAGACGGACTGGTTACGATCCCAATTTTAAAGGAATTGTTTCCCAAAATAAAGATCCTTGTTTTGACCAGTTTTGCTGAGAGTAACCGGGTGTATCAGGCCATTAAATCCGGGGCGATGGGCTTTTTATTGAAGGATGCAACCCGGGCCCAACTACTTGAGGCAATTCATGAAGTCGCAGCTGGAAAAGCTGTCATCCAGCCATCCATTGCCCTCAAAGTGATAAATGAAATATCTAATCCATCAGAACTTTTTTACACATCGCACCCATTAACACCGCGCGAGCTTGAGACTCTTCGGCTGATTGCACGTGGATTAAATAACCACGATATAGCAACAGCCTTGTTCGTACATGAGCGAACAGTTGCCAAACATGTCACAAGCATTCTGGAGAAACTGCAGCTCGCCAATCGAACGCAAGCGGCTCTCTATGCAATTCGCGAGGGATTAACTGACGATCTTGAAACAAGAAAGCGGCAAACGCTTCCTCTAAAAAATCGGTCTTGA